From one Lolium rigidum isolate FL_2022 chromosome 4, APGP_CSIRO_Lrig_0.1, whole genome shotgun sequence genomic stretch:
- the LOC124708640 gene encoding mitochondrial inner membrane protein OXA1-like, with the protein MAFAARRSVASRFSHHLSRRLHPSIPHLLSSRSNDDDPPSPSQPLPLPPFLPPASRAAQTLNHLLPFSLHHSGLPRRSFSSAAPAGEVDAAASVLADAAEAAVPGLPAPFPGEVAAAAVDSFYPVAALQYLIDYVHTFTGLNWWACIAITTVLIRSATIPVLVNQLKSTQKLNAIKPEMEAIKDSMDSSDPKSALEGKYKMTALFKKHGVSPFSPLKGLLIQGPMFMSFFFAINNMVEKVPSLKGGGLSWFTDLTTPDPFYILPVLTGLTFLATVELNLQEGMEGNSMAGKMKTFSRGMAVMTVPFTMNFAKGIFCYWITSNLFSLVYGIVIRRPAVRKLFNLPALEAQAAPALKSAFSLFGGSKAIPSAKSPLAITAAQQSSLEKPDAAALGYRVKNLEKKVKSRGKSRKHR; encoded by the exons ATGGCGTTCGCCGCGAGGAGGAGCGTCGCCTCCCGCTTCTCCCACCACctcagccgccgcctccacccctcCATACCCCACCTGCTCTCCTCCCGCTCCAACGACGACGACCCCCCGAGCCCCTCGCAGCCGCTGCCGCTCCCGCCATTCCTCCCGCCCGCTTCCAGAGCTGCCCAAACCCTGAACCACCTCCTCCCCTTCTCCCTCCACCACTCGGGTCTGCCGCGCCGCagcttctcgtccgccgccccggCCGGAGAGGTTGATGCTGCTGCGAGCGTCCTCGCAGACGCCGCGGAGGCGGCGGTGCCGGGCCTGCCGGCGCCGTTCCCGGGGgaggtggccgccgccgccgtcgactcaTTCTACCCCGTCGCCGCGCTGCAGTACCTCATTGATTACGTGCATACCTTCACCGGGCTGAACTG GTGGGCTTGTATTGCGATAACGACGGTGCTGATCCGGAGCGCGACCATCCCAGTGCTGGTGAACCAGCTCAAGTCCACGCAGAAGCTAAAT GCAATAAAACCAGAGATGGAAGCCATTAAGGATTCAATGGAT AGCTCGGATCCGAAATCGGCGCTAGAGGGGAAATATAAAATGACTGCACTCTTCAAAAA GCATGGTGTTAGTCCATTTAGTCCACTAAAAGGACTCCTAATCCAAGGGCCAATGTTCATGAGCTTTTTCTTTGCT ATAAATAACATGGTTGAGAAAGTTCCTTCATTGAAAGGAGGTGGATTATCTTGGTTTACTGATCTGACAACCCCAGACCCTTTTTACATTCTTCCAGTGTTAACAGGACTGACCTTCTTGGCTACAGTAGAG CTTAACTTGCAGGAAGGAATGGAGGGAAATTCTATGGCAGGTAAAATGAAGACATTTTCTAGAGGAATGGCTGTTATGACAGTGCCATTCACAATGAATTTTGCCAAG GGAATTTTCTGTTACTGGATCACGTCAAACTTGTTCTCCCTTGTTTATGGTATTG TTATCCGCCGACCTGCTGTGAGGAAGTTGTTCAATCTTCCTGCTTTGGAAGCTCAGGCTGCACCTGCACTGAAGTCAGCTTTCAGTTTATTTGGTGGATCCAAGGCAATACCTTCAGCAAAGTCACCTTTAGCTATCACGGCAGCCCAGCAATCTTCTTTGGAGAAACCTGATGCTGCTGCTCTTGGCTACCGGGTCAAAAATCTTGAAAAGAAGGTGAAATCTAGAGGAAAATCTCGGAAACACAGGTAA
- the LOC124647414 gene encoding mitochondrial inner membrane protein OXA1-like produces the protein MAVAAVQHLIDGVHSFTGLNWWISIALSTVLLRSVSFTLWMLARKQLYEMRQEVQQTSKLLNNAKDDASREEAERVVWSSLKKIGVVIYLPLAMTPYTLITLHIAISNMVENVPSLKGGGAFWFTDLTTPDAFCMFPMMTSLFIILTSELKYSTVRKCKGCSGPIDKVKGVQRVISLLSMVYTASLPQAISCFFVTWSSLSLAERIALEQPAVQKVLFGAPLIKQRCSSCDGQNGPTAGEAPSPVKEQEEPVCPETKKSSDASIHSDEADKKSTKDS, from the exons ATGGCCGTCGCGGCGGTGCAGCATCTCATCGACGGGGTCCATTCCTTCACCGGTCTGAACTG GTGGATTTCTATTGCTCTGTCCACGGTGCTGCTACGGTCTGTGTCGTTCACTTTGTGGATGCTTGCTAGGAAACAATTATAT GAGATGCGTCAGGAGGTGCAACAAACTAGCAAGTTATTGAACAAT GCTAAGGATGatgcatcaagagaagaagctgaGCGTGTTGTATGGTCTTCACTAAAAAA GAtaggtgttgtaatatatcttCCACTAGCAATGACGCCCTATACCTTAATAACTCTTCACATTGCT ATATCAAACATGGTTGAGAATGTCCCATCTCTAAAAGGGGGTGGAGCATTCTGGTTTACTGATCTGACGACCCCTGATGCTTTCTGCATGTTTCCTATGATGACATCTCTGTTCATCATTCTTACGTCAGAG CTGAAGTACAGTACTGTAAGGAAATGTAAAGGATGCTCTGGCCCGATTGACAAAGTAAAAGGGGTTCAGAGAGTAATATCTCTTCTGTCTATGGTGTATACAGCAAGCCTTCCTCAG GCGATTTCTTGTTTCTTCGTCACATGGAGTTCTCTAAGTCTTGCAGAAAGGATAG CTCTCGAACAGCCAGCTGTGCAGAAAGTACTATTTGGTGCGCCCTTAATAAAACAAAGGTGTTCCTCTTGTGATGGACAAAATGGGCCAACTGCTGGAGAAGCCCCGTCTCCTGTCAAAGAACAGGAAGAACCAGTTTGCCCGGAGACAAAGAAATCTTCTGATGCTAGCATTCACAGCGACGAGGCTGACAAGAAATCAACCAAAGACAGTTAA